GGCGGAAAAAGATTTTCTTTCAACGCCCTGGTAGTGGTAGGCGACGGCATGGGCACTGTGGGGGTCGGGCTCGGCAAATCGAACGAGGTCCAGTCCGCCATCCAGAAGGCCACTTCAGGCGCGAAAAAAGAAATGTTCACTTTTCCTATTTTGGATACAACTATTCCCCATGAAATTGAAGGCCGCTTCGGAGCCGGGCATGTATGGATGAAGCCCGCTGTGGGCGGCACCGGACTTATAGCCGGCGGCGGAGTGCGCGCGGTGCTTGAGGCGGGCGGCGTGCGTAATGTGCTTACAAAGAACCTGGGGTCCAG
The sequence above is a segment of the Elusimicrobiota bacterium genome. Coding sequences within it:
- the rpsE gene encoding 30S ribosomal protein S5, which produces MLKNQKQLRTEKELNADGLPKAEALAFEAAPEEKAVVVAVNRVTKVVKGGKRFSFNALVVVGDGMGTVGVGLGKSNEVQSAIQKATSGAKKEMFTFPILDTTIPHEIEGRFGAGHVWMKPAVGGTGLIAGGGVRAVLEAGGVRNVLTKNLGSRNAFNTVYATLDALKRLKSKEAVMKLRGQ